A window from Candidatus Nitrospira neomarina encodes these proteins:
- the tatC gene encoding twin-arginine translocase subunit TatC, translated as MAKQSKIGSWFEEKVFKPLEDKKMPVMEHLHEFQWRLTRAVIVMACVFVGTFFYADTLVSWLRIPLQNYFILDSWEWMPSDLPKIPFVFLSPAEALWQNVKVAGLCAVVLSTPHWLWEVWQFVLPGLHAQERRFVGPFTAISTVAFYLGLTFCFFVVLPFALHFLISYGLASGFIAQISIANYVGFILWFMLVFGLIFEVPLALTLMAKLGWVDAPVLRKYRKWAFLGSFLFAAILTPTPDPFNQCIMAIPMYFFYEVGIISAQVFGKKKAPDSEDVGASAPASGAPAVRRPPLAPQPVGAGSGGDEEYVDVPDSGPR; from the coding sequence ATGGCCAAACAAAGCAAAATAGGTTCCTGGTTTGAAGAGAAAGTCTTTAAGCCATTGGAAGACAAAAAAATGCCCGTCATGGAGCATTTGCATGAGTTCCAATGGCGACTCACGCGTGCGGTCATTGTGATGGCCTGTGTGTTTGTCGGGACATTTTTTTATGCGGATACGCTGGTGTCCTGGCTACGAATCCCACTGCAAAATTATTTCATTTTAGATTCATGGGAATGGATGCCATCGGATTTGCCAAAAATTCCCTTTGTCTTCCTCTCCCCGGCTGAAGCCTTATGGCAAAATGTGAAAGTGGCCGGGTTATGTGCAGTTGTCTTGTCGACCCCTCACTGGTTGTGGGAAGTCTGGCAGTTTGTTCTTCCAGGTTTACATGCCCAGGAACGACGGTTTGTCGGACCTTTCACCGCCATTAGCACCGTGGCTTTTTATTTGGGATTGACTTTCTGTTTTTTTGTCGTGTTGCCTTTCGCGTTGCATTTTTTGATTTCCTATGGGTTGGCTTCGGGATTTATTGCACAAATTTCTATTGCCAATTATGTGGGTTTTATTCTGTGGTTCATGTTGGTTTTTGGACTGATATTTGAAGTTCCGCTCGCGTTGACCTTGATGGCCAAACTAGGGTGGGTGGATGCTCCTGTATTACGAAAATACCGGAAATGGGCATTTCTGGGATCCTTTCTCTTCGCGGCTATTCTTACGCCCACGCCTGATCCATTTAACCAATGTATTATGGCCATCCCCATGTATTTCTTTTATGAAGTGGGTATTATCAGCGCCCAAGTCTTTGGCAAGAAAAAAGCTCCAGACAGTGAGGATGTGGGGGCATCCGCTCCAGCTTCTGGCGCGCCGGCAGTTCGGCGTCCTCCATTAGCCCCACAACCAGTGGGAGCCGGGTCTGGTGGGGATGAGGAATATGTCGATGTTCCGGACTCAGGTCCGCGGTAA
- a CDS encoding MogA/MoaB family molybdenum cofactor biosynthesis protein, protein MIQVAVVLISSKIQSGQKPDENRKPLERILTNHQLTLLSYDVVADDRQAISHQLDTICGTTAPHIILTLGGTGVRPADWAPEATRDVIEKEIPGIGEAMRAESLKKVRTAMLSRGTAGIKGTTLIVNLPGSVNGVQENLNIILPLLEHMVEKMGSMATS, encoded by the coding sequence ATGATTCAGGTGGCTGTGGTGTTGATCAGCAGCAAAATACAGTCAGGCCAAAAACCCGATGAGAATCGGAAACCTTTGGAAAGGATCTTGACGAACCACCAATTGACCCTTTTATCCTATGATGTCGTGGCGGATGATCGTCAGGCCATTTCCCACCAATTGGACACAATTTGTGGGACGACCGCGCCTCATATCATTTTGACTCTTGGGGGAACGGGTGTGCGACCAGCCGATTGGGCGCCTGAGGCAACCAGAGACGTGATTGAAAAAGAGATCCCCGGCATCGGAGAAGCCATGAGGGCTGAAAGTCTTAAAAAAGTCAGGACGGCCATGCTCTCACGCGGAACGGCTGGAATTAAGGGGACCACACTGATTGTGAATTTGCCCGGAAGCGTAAACGGCGTGCAGGAGAATTTAAATATCATTCTACCGCTGTTAGAGCATATGGTGGAGAAAATGGGAAGTATGGCCACGTCATGA
- a CDS encoding OmpH family outer membrane protein, giving the protein MKKMCVNGLSKIVGVLFITGICILSVAFEQPAFAAGKDSFRVGVLDPQAVIEKSKAGSRALAALKEHAQARETVMKNDQKELESLQEELKAAESNSKLSEEEQKRKQERFAQKYQAWQKQGQDFQNELGQKQKDLVQEYMKKIEEATSAVAARHGFDVVIDKGSENTLKIVLYSRDGLDLTNEVVKEFDRRFK; this is encoded by the coding sequence ATGAAGAAGATGTGTGTGAATGGTTTGTCAAAAATTGTTGGGGTCCTATTCATCACCGGTATCTGTATCCTGAGTGTGGCTTTTGAACAGCCCGCCTTTGCCGCAGGAAAAGATTCCTTTCGCGTCGGTGTCCTTGATCCTCAAGCCGTGATTGAAAAGTCAAAGGCGGGAAGCCGCGCCTTGGCGGCTTTAAAGGAACATGCCCAAGCCAGAGAAACCGTGATGAAAAACGATCAAAAGGAATTGGAGAGTCTTCAGGAAGAACTCAAAGCCGCAGAGTCCAACTCCAAGCTGAGTGAGGAGGAGCAAAAACGCAAACAAGAACGGTTTGCACAAAAATATCAAGCCTGGCAAAAACAAGGTCAGGATTTCCAGAATGAACTCGGGCAAAAACAAAAAGACCTGGTTCAGGAATATATGAAGAAAATCGAAGAGGCCACAAGCGCCGTCGCCGCACGCCATGGCTTTGATGTAGTCATTGATAAAGGTAGTGAGAACACGCTAAAAATTGTGCTGTACAGTAGAGATGGGTTAGATCTCACAAATGAAGTCGTGAAGGAATTTGACCGTCGATTTAAATAA
- a CDS encoding molybdopterin molybdotransferase MoeA → MDELTSLTSAQQTVLDAAHPLGCEKIGLLDSLGRVLGEDILAPRSNPPWDNSAMDGFAVRWADIKQDYAITRIPELNIVEDVAAGAVATKTVGPGEAIRIMTGAPMPAGADTVVRVEYTEPSGAKVRIMKTEAGQGSNIRPKGEDVTEGECIIPKGTQLRSGEIGMLAILAKSFVLVSQRPRVAILSTGDELADLDESFDEHKIVNSNSYGIAAAVQESGGIPVLLGIAKDNPDSLKDKIRQGLTCDILVLSGGVSMGDYDFTKPVFAELGADMNFWKLAIRPGQPVAFGKIQGKLAFGLPGNPVSSMVTFDQLVRPAMLKMGGHRKWERPVVKALFQETFSKHTDRRHFLRGILQQENGVLTVRTTGGQGSGILTSMVKANGFIDVPEEVESLKPGDWVNVQLLSRNF, encoded by the coding sequence ATGGATGAGCTTACTTCGTTAACTTCTGCCCAACAAACTGTCCTGGATGCCGCGCATCCCTTGGGCTGTGAAAAAATCGGGCTCCTTGATTCCCTGGGGAGGGTATTGGGAGAAGACATTCTTGCCCCACGATCCAATCCTCCATGGGACAATTCGGCGATGGACGGCTTTGCGGTCCGGTGGGCTGACATTAAGCAGGACTATGCCATCACTCGCATTCCCGAATTAAACATTGTGGAAGATGTCGCCGCAGGGGCCGTGGCCACGAAAACCGTCGGTCCGGGAGAAGCGATTCGGATCATGACCGGAGCCCCTATGCCGGCCGGAGCAGATACCGTCGTGCGGGTGGAATACACGGAGCCTTCAGGGGCAAAGGTTCGTATCATGAAGACTGAAGCCGGTCAGGGTTCTAACATCAGACCAAAAGGAGAAGATGTCACGGAAGGAGAGTGCATCATTCCGAAAGGGACCCAACTGCGTTCCGGGGAAATCGGCATGTTGGCCATTCTGGCCAAATCGTTTGTCCTTGTGTCGCAACGTCCTCGAGTGGCCATTCTTTCTACAGGGGATGAGTTGGCGGATCTGGATGAATCATTTGATGAGCATAAAATCGTCAATTCCAACAGCTATGGTATTGCTGCTGCGGTTCAGGAGTCGGGCGGAATCCCTGTTCTCTTGGGAATTGCCAAAGACAACCCTGATTCCTTAAAAGACAAAATCCGACAGGGGCTCACCTGTGATATTTTGGTGTTATCGGGGGGAGTCTCCATGGGAGATTATGATTTTACCAAGCCGGTGTTTGCCGAACTCGGGGCAGACATGAATTTCTGGAAATTAGCGATTCGCCCCGGACAGCCGGTAGCCTTTGGAAAAATTCAAGGGAAATTGGCGTTTGGCTTGCCGGGAAATCCCGTTTCTTCGATGGTGACCTTTGATCAACTCGTGCGGCCGGCCATGTTGAAAATGGGCGGGCATCGGAAGTGGGAACGGCCGGTGGTGAAGGCACTTTTTCAAGAAACGTTCTCCAAACATACGGACCGGCGGCATTTCCTTCGCGGCATTCTTCAACAGGAAAACGGCGTCCTCACGGTCCGAACGACCGGAGGGCAGGGGTCCGGCATCCTCACCTCAATGGTGAAAGCGAATGGATTTATTGATGTACCGGAAGAGGTCGAATCTCTGAAGCCAGGCGATTGGGTGAACGTCCAATTATTATCACGAAATTTTTAA
- a CDS encoding ABC transporter permease, which translates to MSLGRILALLSRHMYLYKRSFARLLEIFYWPFLDLVVWGFITIYLEKVGMSLHGALSFFLGALILWDVLFRAQQGIAVSFLEEMWARNLMNLFASPLTIGEYLVATMTMSVLKVTAVGGLMMLFAWVFYSYDILQMGFSLLPFVLNLVISGWIIGVLTTSIIMRFGQQAEVLAWGMVFLFQPISCVFYPIEVLPPVLQSIAWMVPPAHIFEGMRGVLTTGNAPVTHLLWATGLNFGFLVIIVAWFYHTFNICKDRGMLVRVGE; encoded by the coding sequence ATGAGTCTCGGGCGTATCCTTGCATTATTATCCCGTCATATGTATCTCTACAAGCGAAGCTTTGCCCGGTTGCTGGAGATTTTTTATTGGCCGTTTTTAGATCTCGTGGTGTGGGGATTTATCACGATTTATCTGGAGAAAGTTGGGATGTCGCTGCATGGCGCCCTCTCATTTTTTCTTGGAGCGCTGATCCTCTGGGATGTGTTGTTTCGCGCGCAGCAGGGAATTGCCGTCTCATTTTTAGAAGAAATGTGGGCACGAAATCTGATGAACCTGTTTGCCAGTCCGTTAACGATCGGAGAATATCTCGTTGCCACCATGACCATGAGTGTGCTGAAGGTCACTGCTGTGGGCGGGTTGATGATGCTTTTCGCCTGGGTCTTTTATTCATACGACATTCTCCAGATGGGCTTTTCCTTGCTCCCTTTCGTTCTCAATCTGGTCATATCAGGTTGGATTATTGGCGTGCTTACTACATCTATCATTATGCGCTTTGGGCAACAGGCCGAAGTGCTGGCCTGGGGCATGGTCTTCCTTTTTCAACCCATCTCCTGTGTGTTTTACCCCATTGAGGTCCTTCCCCCTGTCCTGCAATCTATTGCCTGGATGGTCCCTCCTGCGCATATCTTTGAAGGGATGCGTGGGGTCCTCACTACCGGTAACGCCCCGGTGACTCATCTGCTTTGGGCCACGGGCCTTAATTTTGGATTCCTGGTGATCATCGTGGCGTGGTTCTATCACACCTTTAATATCTGTAAAGATCGCGGCATGCTGGTTCGAGTTGGAGAATAG
- a CDS encoding STAS domain-containing protein: MLTVREHVRRDTKVLELSGRFDYDSKLGLEVAILGAQEIGCHHIILNFSNITWIDSMGLGQMFLWYQRMKSDRIRLSIVSPQSHV, from the coding sequence ATGCTGACTGTCAGGGAACATGTTCGCCGGGATACAAAGGTTCTGGAGTTATCTGGTCGTTTTGATTATGACTCTAAGCTTGGCCTCGAAGTGGCCATTCTGGGTGCTCAGGAAATAGGATGCCATCATATTATTCTCAATTTCTCGAACATTACCTGGATTGACTCGATGGGATTGGGGCAGATGTTTCTTTGGTATCAGCGGATGAAGTCCGATCGCATTCGATTGAGTATTGTGAGTCCTCAATCCCATGTATGA
- a CDS encoding FmdB family zinc ribbon protein, whose amino-acid sequence MPIYEYQCTGSGERFEIQQKMSDPPIQTCDQLSCGCGKAEPVTKVISAPAIMFKGSGWYVTDYSDKLKAPESKSENKGKPADTSTSESKTDNKAGSTSSDSGSSSTTTPSASSDGSKGSGTASGSGTSSSSSASTGSVASSSSSKS is encoded by the coding sequence GTGCCCATTTATGAATATCAATGCACCGGTAGCGGTGAGCGATTTGAAATTCAACAAAAAATGTCTGATCCTCCTATTCAAACCTGCGATCAATTATCCTGTGGTTGTGGCAAAGCTGAACCCGTCACTAAAGTCATCTCAGCTCCCGCCATCATGTTCAAGGGATCGGGATGGTATGTCACGGACTACTCGGACAAACTCAAAGCGCCCGAGAGTAAATCAGAGAACAAAGGGAAACCCGCTGACACCAGTACAAGCGAATCCAAAACAGACAACAAGGCCGGTTCGACCAGCTCTGATAGTGGGTCCAGTTCAACAACCACCCCATCCGCATCTTCCGATGGGTCTAAGGGATCAGGGACGGCTTCGGGATCAGGGACATCGTCCAGTTCCAGTGCCTCCACTGGATCCGTGGCTTCTTCATCGAGCAGTAAGTCCTAA
- a CDS encoding Mrp/NBP35 family ATP-binding protein produces the protein MATELNMIQPSSSSSGDVCTYMWACAICDETETCQKDREGHSRWLVGKRMERIDYKILVMSNKGGVGKSTMTTNLAISLALKGYEVGICDMDIHGPNIPKMVGAEGQKLKISTGGGIIPHQAYNLKIASMSFLLQNSDDPIIWRDAYKFEFINQLLGGVEWQDLNFLLIDLPPGTGNESVTTIDLIGDVTGCVIVSTPQEVALLDSRKSVTFARDSELPIIGIVENMSGLDCPHCHQSIELFRKGGGEASAADMGVPFLGRVPLDPEMVLQCDRGEPYALFHSDLPTADAIHGIANKVEEFCKKKDSLVKVSARPAPFKKA, from the coding sequence ATGGCAACTGAACTGAATATGATTCAACCATCCTCGAGTTCGAGTGGGGATGTCTGTACCTATATGTGGGCGTGTGCCATTTGTGATGAAACCGAAACCTGCCAAAAGGACCGTGAAGGCCATAGTCGCTGGCTGGTCGGAAAGCGCATGGAGCGCATTGATTACAAAATATTGGTCATGAGCAATAAGGGCGGGGTGGGAAAAAGCACGATGACCACCAATCTCGCCATTAGTTTGGCCCTCAAAGGCTATGAAGTGGGAATATGCGACATGGATATTCATGGCCCCAATATTCCCAAAATGGTGGGAGCCGAAGGCCAGAAACTCAAAATCAGTACAGGCGGCGGAATTATTCCGCATCAAGCCTATAATCTGAAAATCGCCTCCATGTCATTTCTTTTGCAAAATTCAGATGATCCCATTATCTGGCGGGATGCGTATAAGTTTGAATTCATCAATCAACTGCTAGGTGGAGTGGAATGGCAAGACCTTAATTTCCTGCTGATTGACCTGCCGCCAGGGACCGGGAATGAATCGGTAACGACGATTGATCTCATTGGTGATGTCACGGGTTGCGTCATTGTGTCCACTCCACAGGAAGTGGCCCTGTTAGACTCCCGGAAGTCGGTCACCTTCGCAAGGGATAGTGAGCTTCCCATTATTGGTATTGTGGAAAACATGAGCGGGTTAGATTGTCCCCATTGCCACCAATCCATTGAATTGTTTCGAAAAGGGGGAGGTGAAGCCTCGGCCGCAGACATGGGCGTCCCCTTCCTCGGTCGCGTGCCACTGGATCCGGAAATGGTTCTCCAATGTGATCGTGGCGAGCCCTATGCGCTGTTTCATTCGGATCTTCCCACGGCTGACGCCATCCACGGCATTGCGAACAAAGTCGAGGAGTTCTGTAAGAAGAAAGATTCCCTGGTAAAAGTGTCGGCCAGGCCGGCTCCATTCAAAAAGGCCTAA
- the mobB gene encoding molybdopterin-guanine dinucleotide biosynthesis protein B, which yields MTPPILGFVGRSNSGKTTLIERLIPELTHAGYRVATIKHAGHGFDLDTEGKDSWRHKRAGASTVIVLSKGSLAMFADVPEELPVDQVRDRFINGEIDLIIAEGWKSQGFPKVIVVREQLQEVDVSLDGLMAVASMKRIECSAPWFDRDDVQGLAQLIMKKFPLQRGS from the coding sequence ATGACACCTCCCATTTTGGGTTTTGTTGGCCGCTCCAACAGTGGCAAAACGACCTTGATTGAACGGCTCATTCCGGAACTGACTCACGCGGGTTATCGAGTGGCCACCATCAAGCATGCCGGGCACGGGTTCGATCTGGATACTGAAGGCAAAGATAGTTGGCGCCACAAACGCGCTGGGGCCAGTACGGTCATAGTGTTATCAAAGGGTAGCCTGGCCATGTTTGCTGATGTTCCGGAAGAACTTCCTGTCGACCAAGTCCGTGACCGATTCATCAATGGAGAAATCGATTTAATAATTGCCGAAGGCTGGAAAAGCCAGGGGTTTCCGAAGGTAATCGTGGTGCGCGAGCAGCTACAGGAAGTGGATGTCTCGTTAGATGGTTTAATGGCGGTGGCTTCTATGAAACGCATTGAATGCTCGGCTCCCTGGTTTGATCGGGATGACGTCCAAGGGCTGGCGCAACTGATCATGAAAAAGTTTCCCCTTCAAAGGGGTTCGTAA
- a CDS encoding ABC transporter ATP-binding protein: MPASDSMASPVVEVRNLTKRFQGFTAVDNISFDIKKGEILGLLGPNGAGKTTTIHMLLGLITPTVGTIHMFGLDLATHRETILKQVNFSSTYISMPFSLTVEENLKVIARLYELKHIQQRIDDIVKKLEMEDIRHRLTRKLSSGQMSRLTLAKAIMTEPKVLFLDEPTASLDPDIVNKIKSFLKEYQRSEGLSILYTSHNMREMEEMSDRIIFLQRGKIVAEGTASEIIQRYGQRDLEEVFLKLAREQKGP, from the coding sequence ATGCCTGCCTCAGATTCCATGGCTTCCCCTGTCGTTGAGGTTCGAAACCTCACCAAGCGGTTTCAAGGCTTTACCGCCGTGGATAATATTTCTTTCGATATCAAAAAAGGTGAAATACTCGGGCTCCTTGGGCCGAATGGCGCCGGCAAAACTACCACCATTCACATGTTGTTAGGGCTGATCACGCCGACGGTCGGCACCATTCACATGTTTGGGCTGGATCTGGCCACACATCGGGAAACCATTCTGAAACAGGTGAATTTTTCCTCCACGTACATTTCGATGCCGTTTTCCTTAACGGTAGAGGAAAATCTCAAGGTCATTGCGAGGCTCTATGAACTCAAGCATATCCAGCAGCGCATTGATGATATTGTCAAAAAGTTGGAGATGGAGGACATTCGGCATCGACTGACCAGAAAACTATCTTCCGGTCAAATGTCGAGGCTCACCCTGGCCAAAGCCATCATGACCGAACCTAAAGTGCTGTTTCTCGATGAACCCACCGCGAGTTTGGATCCTGATATCGTCAATAAAATTAAATCGTTCTTGAAAGAATATCAACGCTCGGAAGGCCTGAGTATTCTCTATACCTCACACAACATGCGGGAGATGGAGGAAATGTCCGATCGGATCATCTTCCTGCAACGGGGCAAAATTGTGGCGGAAGGTACCGCCTCCGAAATTATTCAACGCTACGGCCAACGAGATCTGGAAGAGGTTTTTTTGAAACTGGCCAGAGAGCAAAAGGGTCCATGA
- a CDS encoding cytochrome c3 family protein, producing MGKGLTLIAATLLVLALGGAAAIPLTNQPTFCASCHTIRPSYDSWIQSSHKDVTCVDCHVRPGISGFIQDKIFAGIEDVAITVFGTPTEPHNLESHVSSSVCISCHRAILRVTEVSVRDLPPPVKDVGLIMNHREHMEAFEKRGKGEGCTTCHGRVVHGAPIKTYPIVIPRGHVKLDDQPHEPDHPKDSVLWKANMADCLRCHDGEQRYEGEVLSDRCETCHLPDKIGGFLF from the coding sequence ATGGGAAAAGGCCTGACCCTCATTGCGGCCACACTCCTGGTGCTGGCCTTAGGAGGGGCTGCGGCTATCCCGCTGACCAATCAGCCCACCTTCTGTGCGAGTTGTCATACCATCAGACCATCCTACGATTCCTGGATACAATCCAGTCATAAAGATGTCACCTGTGTCGATTGCCACGTGCGTCCAGGCATTTCCGGGTTTATTCAGGATAAAATCTTTGCCGGAATAGAAGACGTCGCGATCACAGTTTTCGGAACCCCGACCGAACCGCATAATCTTGAATCCCATGTGTCTTCTTCTGTGTGTATCAGTTGTCATCGAGCCATCTTGCGGGTGACGGAAGTCTCTGTGCGGGATTTGCCCCCACCGGTCAAAGATGTCGGGTTGATCATGAATCATCGGGAACACATGGAGGCCTTTGAGAAACGCGGAAAAGGGGAGGGGTGTACGACCTGCCACGGGCGGGTCGTGCACGGAGCGCCAATTAAAACGTATCCCATTGTGATTCCGCGCGGGCATGTCAAGCTCGATGATCAACCACATGAGCCAGATCATCCAAAAGACTCGGTGCTCTGGAAGGCGAACATGGCCGATTGTCTTCGTTGTCATGATGGGGAACAGCGTTACGAGGGTGAAGTGCTGAGTGATCGCTGTGAAACCTGTCACCTGCCCGATAAAATCGGTGGGTTTTTGTTTTAA